The region CTTTCGGATTGTGGAGATAGTCTCGTAACGTCCCCTCATCCCACACGAGACCGCCCTCGCCAGCTTCCTTCATCGAGCTGGAATACGCGAAGTTGGGATGCGTTCCGGCCTTACGGCCGAACAGCTTGTTCAGCGACGGACCGACCTTGTTCGTATCGGAATCGGCCACGTGACAGGTCGCGCATTTCTTGAAAACGGTGGCGCCCGCCGTCGGGTCGCCCTCCTGCGCCCCGGCATAACCGGGGAAAAGGGCAGTCACAGTTGCACCAATCAGCAGAACAACACGATAATCCATGGCAAACCTCATCCTCCTCAAGGTCGCCAGCCACTCACACCCTCCATTATCTCTCGCGTGTGGGTGGTGGTTGTTATGGCTCGAAGCTTAATCCTTCGCGGATGCAAGTCAATCGCCTCACAGTTGGGGTCAGCTGAACGCAGATGAGATCAGGTGACCCCGACGCGGATAACGGCCGTTACACCCCGATCGAAAGCGCCTCCTTGACCGCCAAATCCGCCATGGCAAGTGCCGCCTCGCGGGTCCTGGCGGCGGCGATGAAGCGACCGTTGTGGCAGAAGGTCGCACCTCCGATGCCGCAAACCGCCTCAAGCTCTCCGTTGGCAAGACCGGCCCAGGCTGCCGGCAGATCGGCCCTGAGCTCGAATCCCTCCTCCGCGCGGCGGATGCCGGTCACGCACCAATCCTTTTCGCGCGGGTGGACGACGAACAGCAGGTGATCGGCGCCCGCCTTGACGATGGCGGGACGGAAGGGCATTCCCCGCGGCAACTCCAGAACACGCCCCTGCCCTGCAGCTTCGATTGCCCGGTGCACCATCGCCTCGGCCCGCAATTTTGCGGCACTTTGGGCGATCCTCGCCTCGACGAAACTGCGGGCGACGGCAAGTGCTGCGTGGAAGGCGCGATCGTCGGCCCCGGGTTCTGCTTCGTCGAAAACCGGTTTCAGGGTCTCCAGCAGCGCCGGCAGTGTCAAGCCCGCCAACGGCCCTGAGGGGCTGAGCGCGCCATTGTCGGTCAGATCGATCGGCAGCACGAAACCGGCATCGAAAGAGCCATGCACAGCCTCGGCATGGGCTTCGGGAAGGCCGGAGGCTGCGAGATAATCACGGCCGTAATGCTTCCAGATCAAGCCGAACGAGCTGTAGGGCTGGCCATCCTCGCGCATCGGCGCGCCGCGCTGGTGGTGATCGAATATGCCGCGAGCAGGGTCATAGGCGCCGCCGACATCGTAAATGATGCGGTCTTGCCCCGGCGTGATCCATTCCGGCGCCCGGCTGCGGACGATACGCGCCTGCGGGAAAAGCCGGGTCAGGATAACGCTCGACAGCAATTCGTCGGCATGGAAGCCACCGGAATGGGTGACGAGGAAGTCGGGGATCATGGGAGCTATGTGCCTTGTCGTTCGCGGAGGGTCCGCTTGCAGGTCGGAACCAGATAGCCGTTGCCGGCAACGATCTCAACCCGTCTTCGGCCCATTTCACTTCAGCGCCTTGCCGATTGCCGCCTGTTCGTAACAGGCCCCCACGCGGATAACAGCCGCCGCGAAGCCGAAAGCTAACCGGGCCAATCTGTGGGAACCGCCGTTGCGGCCCTCACAAAACCGGCTATTCTCCGGCGTCGCAATATCGATTTGCGAAAGCGGTAAGAGGCGTGTTTGGAGATCCCTCAGCACTTTCATGTCGCCGAGACCGCGGGATGGCTTGTGAACCACCGTGTGAACTCAGCCCTTCCCGGCTATCTCATGATCGGCTCCAAGACCGACACGACCGACCTCTCGGATTTGTCCGAAAAGGCGTTGAGCGAATTCGGCCCCTTGCTCGCTAGGGCTCAGAGCGCCCTGAAACGAGACTTGAATGCTCAGCGCGTCTATATCGGCCGATACGGGCACATGCCCGGTTATCCGATCCATTTTCATATCATCCCGATATATGACTGGGTGGAGGAGTTGTTCTGGAAGGACAGCCGATATCGCCTGCTCGGGAATTTCGCAGAAGGACCGGGAGACACCACAACGGACGGGGCGGAACTGACGCTGTTCGTCTGGCGCGAATTCTGTGAACGCGCAGTACCGCCACCGGTCAGAGGGCCGTCGGTCCTAGAGGTCATTGCATTGTTGCGGGAGGTGATGCGGTTTCCGGCATCTTAGGTCTTTATGCCTAAGGCAGCGCCGGTCCCGGCTGCCTTGCAACGAGCGCACGGCCGGCTGCCGCGCCGGCGTGAAGGCAGACAAGGCCGATCGCGGCCAGAGAATTGATCAGCAGGACATTCGCCACGACCGACGCCGAAAACGCGCCCTCGCCTGACGGAAGCACCGCCGTTGCGGCAAAGAGCACGCCTTCGTAGGCAACGAAGCCGGCCAGGAAGGCGCCGGCCACGGTGACGGTCAGGCCGGCCGCAAGACGAAGCACTCCGAGCGCTGCCGCCAGGGAGGCGAATGCCGCAAGACCGATCGCCAGCCCCCAGGCATAACTGTCCCAGGTCTGGGGATAGCCGAGCACGAAATATCCGACCATCTGGTTGGCGAGCCAGGCCAGCAAAACCGTCGTCACCGCCATCTGCCGGGGAAGAAGAACCGCCGATACCGCCGCCAAGGCCACGAAGGGCGTAACGCAGGCAAAAATCAGGCTGAGAGCGACGCTAGCGCCTGAAATGATGGCGACCCAGGCGACAGCGAAGCCGGGAACGACAGGGCGCAGGGGAAACTGATTTCGTTCGAGCATCTCGAAACTTCGTTCGACCGGGCGCAAGCGCCCTCGGAAATCATACGCCAGTCCAGGAAAAAGGCCATTCCTCAATCCAACACGTATTGGATATGGTGCCGCCCATGCACGGCCGATTTCTGGACATGGGCGCGAACGCCGAAAACCCTGCCGATCATATCCTCTGTCAGCACCTCCTCCGGCGCGCCCGCGGCGACGACCTCGCCCTTCTGAAGCACCGCCAGACTATCGCAGAACATTGCCGCCAGGTTGAGATCGTGCAGCGCGACGATGCAGGTGATGCCGAGCTTCGAGATCAGCCGGAGAATGTCGAGCTGGTGCTGGATATCGAGATGATTGGTCGGCTCGTCGAGCAGCAACTCGCCCGGCGCCTGTGCCAGCGACCGCGCAATATGGACACGCTGGCGCTCGCCGCCGGACAGTGTCTGCCAGAGCTGGCCCGCCCGCTCCCGCATGTCGACCCGTAACAAGGCCTCGTCGACGGCGGCATCGTCCTCCGCGCCCCAGGGCGACACCAGCCCGCGATGCGGCGTGCGGCCGAGCCGCACCACGTCGCGCGCGGTCAGCTGCGTCTCGGTCGTCGACTGCTGCTCGACGAAGGCGATGCGCCGTGCAAGGGCGGCACGCGACAGCGAAGCGATATCGTCTTCGCCCAGCCGGATGACGCCGCTGCGGACCTTGCGCAGCCGGCAGATCAGCCTGAGCAGGCTCGATTTGCCGGAGCCGTTCGGTCCCAGCAGGCCGAGCACCTTGCCCTTTTCGACCGTCAAGCTGACGCCGTTGACGATGACCGTGTCGCCGGCGGCAAAACTCACCGCGTCGATCGTAATGCTCATGCGCTCCTCCGCACGCGATAGAGGATGACGGCGAAGGCCGGCGCGCCGAAGAGCGCCGTGACGACGCCGATCGGCAGGACTTGCTGCGGGATGATGATGCGCGAGACGATATCGGCGCCGACCATGTAGATCGCGCCGCCGAGTGCTGTTGCCGGCAGCAGCCGCCGATGGCCCGGCCCGACGAGAAAGCGGGCGGCATGCGGAATGACCAGGCCGACGAAGCCGATCGACCCGACCATGCTGACGACACTTGCCGTCATCGCCG is a window of Rhizobium sp. N324 DNA encoding:
- a CDS encoding c-type cytochrome; translated protein: MDYRVVLLIGATVTALFPGYAGAQEGDPTAGATVFKKCATCHVADSDTNKVGPSLNKLFGRKAGTHPNFAYSSSMKEAGEGGLVWDEGTLRDYLHNPKAKVKGTKMAFVGVKDDQEITDLIAYLKQYSQ
- a CDS encoding MYG1 family protein, encoding MIPDFLVTHSGGFHADELLSSVILTRLFPQARIVRSRAPEWITPGQDRIIYDVGGAYDPARGIFDHHQRGAPMREDGQPYSSFGLIWKHYGRDYLAASGLPEAHAEAVHGSFDAGFVLPIDLTDNGALSPSGPLAGLTLPALLETLKPVFDEAEPGADDRAFHAALAVARSFVEARIAQSAAKLRAEAMVHRAIEAAGQGRVLELPRGMPFRPAIVKAGADHLLFVVHPREKDWCVTGIRRAEEGFELRADLPAAWAGLANGELEAVCGIGGATFCHNGRFIAAARTREAALAMADLAVKEALSIGV
- a CDS encoding HIT family protein; the encoded protein is MEIPQHFHVAETAGWLVNHRVNSALPGYLMIGSKTDTTDLSDLSEKALSEFGPLLARAQSALKRDLNAQRVYIGRYGHMPGYPIHFHIIPIYDWVEELFWKDSRYRLLGNFAEGPGDTTTDGAELTLFVWREFCERAVPPPVRGPSVLEVIALLREVMRFPAS
- a CDS encoding ABC transporter ATP-binding protein, encoding MSITIDAVSFAAGDTVIVNGVSLTVEKGKVLGLLGPNGSGKSSLLRLICRLRKVRSGVIRLGEDDIASLSRAALARRIAFVEQQSTTETQLTARDVVRLGRTPHRGLVSPWGAEDDAAVDEALLRVDMRERAGQLWQTLSGGERQRVHIARSLAQAPGELLLDEPTNHLDIQHQLDILRLISKLGITCIVALHDLNLAAMFCDSLAVLQKGEVVAAGAPEEVLTEDMIGRVFGVRAHVQKSAVHGRHHIQYVLD